The following proteins come from a genomic window of Miscanthus floridulus cultivar M001 chromosome 2, ASM1932011v1, whole genome shotgun sequence:
- the LOC136522624 gene encoding sec-independent protein translocase protein TATA, chloroplastic, with translation MGIAVVAPVAAAYSCSSSSSSLAAPPRAARAASRAHVAAAGMSSRASSFVGGGRLAAVAASVAVARPRSGAGSGGGGALGCKCLFGLGVPELAVIAGVAALVFGPKQLPEIGRSIGKTVKSFQQAAKEFESELKKEPGEGDDQPPPATPAAVSGGEEKKGLEASSSKEST, from the exons atgggGATAGCCGTGGTGGCTCCCGTCGCGGCGGCCTACtcatgctcctcctcctcctcctcgctcgccgcgccgccgaggGCCGCGAGGGCGGCGAGCCGCGCGCACGTCGCGGCGGCCGGGATGTCCTCCAGGGCGTCCTCTTTCGTCGGGGGCGGCAGGCTCGCGGCGGTGGCCGCGTCGGTAGCGGTCGCGCGGCCCAGGAGCGGGGCGGGCTCCGGGGGAGGCGGCGCGCTCGGGTGCAAGTGCCTCTTCGGGCTCGGGGTGCCGGAGCTCGCCGTCATCGCCGGCGTCGCCGCGCTCGTGTTCGGGCCCAAGCAGCTCCCCGAGATCGGCCGCAGCATCGGAAAGACCGTCAAGAGCTTCCAGCAG GCGGCTAAGGAGTTTGAATCTGAACTGAAGAAAGAGCCTGGGGAAGGCGACGATCAACCCCCACCTGCGACCCCCGCGGCGGTAAGTGGCGGGGAGGAGAAGAAGGGGCTTGAGGCATCAAGCAGCAAGGAGAGCACGTGA
- the LOC136522633 gene encoding protein OSB2, chloroplastic-like: MAILAVASPLKTVNPSPADHSRIRIRLSSSLLRLPLPVPRWRRLRCSAQYSEAAAPPTSTTTPRPAEIPWSKELCNSVRLIGTVGTDVELRQLPSGSAVARGRLAVWKSATETTWVTLQFWDDLAIVASEHVKKGDRIFVSGRLVSDTVDEGPEKRHVYYKLAVQQLNFIESQPVQLYEPEASQDAPGGRHADYFNSTSNSTEDKNRDTMSSSRSTEELWQAFFANPLDWWDNRTNKKNPRYPDFKHKHTGEALWVDGRNNPNWVISQLAVLDSRMSSLQDNERKPVSYMYADEFMTLDGNR, from the exons ATGGCTATCCTCGCCGTTGCATCTCCGCTCAAAACCGTAAACCCTAGCCCGGCGGACCACAGCCGCATCCGCATCCGCCTCTCCTCTTCCCTCCTCCGCCTTCCGCTCCCGGTGCCACGATGGCGCCGCCTCCGGTGCTCCGCGCAGTACAGTGAGGCGGCGGCGCCGCCCACGTCGACAACGACGCCGCGGCCGGCGGAGATACCCTGGAGCAAGGAACTCTGCAACTCGGTGCGGCTAATTGGGACTGTGGGCACCGACGTCGAGCTGCGGCAGCTGCCCAGCGGCTCTGCCGTTGCGAGGGGTCGCCTCGCCGTATGGAAGTCGGCCACCGAGACTACATG GGTAACTCTACAATTCTGGGATGATCTGGCTATTGTGGCCTCTGAGCATGTTAAGAAGGGTGACCGGATATTTGTTTCTGGACGGCTTGTGTCAGATACTGTTGATGAGGGGCCTGAGAAGCGGCATGTTTACTACAAG CTTGCAGTTCAACAGTTGAATTTCATCGAGTCCCAGCCAGTTCAATTATATGAACCAGAGGCAAGCCAGGATGCCCCAG GTGGAAGGCATGCTGATTATTTTAACTCTACCTCTAATTCAACTGAGGATAAGAATAGGGATACTATGAGCTCTTCTCGATCAACTGAAGAGCTGTGGCAAGCGTTCTTTGCTAACCCTCTTGACTGGTGGGATAACAGGACAAATAAG AAGAACCCAAGGTATCCAGACTTCAAGCATAAGCACACTGGTGAAGCACTATGGGTTGATGGGAGGAACAACCCCAACTGGGTCATATCTCAGCTGGCAgttttggactcaagaatgagTTCTCTGCAAGACAATGAGAGAAAACCAGTCTCTTATATGTATGCTGATGAGTTCATGACATTGGATGGCAATCGATAA
- the LOC136522641 gene encoding auxin-responsive protein IAA12-like — METVVGDLMATELRLGLPGTVDDCSQTQVKATPPSTPRGKKRATTDAVEDAAAKETNKRDAEAAPPAAKAPVVGWPPVRSYRKSCFQQASSKQHVSSKATNKEEAVAPSCTAASAAAANTTASVVVGSFVKVSMDGAPYLRKVDLRMYKGYRELREALEAMFVSSNSGSANLSEFAVTYEDKDGDLMLVGDVPFEMFTSTCKKLRIMKRSEATGLGSARQ, encoded by the exons ATGGAAACCGTTGTGGGAGACCTCATGGCGACCGAATTGAGGCTTGGCCTGCCGGGCACCGTCGACGACTGCAGCCAGACCCAGGTGAAGGCCACGCCGCCGTCGACGCCTAGGGGCAAGAAGCGCGCCACCACCGATGCCGTGGAGGACGCCGCCGCCAAGGAGACCAACAAGCGTGACGCCGAGGCAGCACCTCCTGCAGCCAA GGCGCCCGTGGTCGGTTGGCCGCCGGTGAGGTCGTACCGGAAGAGCTGCTTCCAGCAGGCGAGCAGCAAGCAGCATGTCAGCAGCAAGGCGACCAACAAAGAGGAGGCGGTGGCGCCCAGCTGCACGGCGGCATCCGCAGCCGCCGCAAACACCACCGCCAGCGTCGTCGTCGGCTCCTTCGTCAAAGTGAGCATGGACGGCGCCCCGTACCTGAGGAAGGTGGACTTGAGGATGTACAAGGGATACAGGGAGCTCCGGGAGGCCCTGGAGGCCATGTTCGTCTCCTCCAACAGCGGCAGCGCCAACCTGTCCGAGTTCGCCGTCACCTACGAGGACAAGGACGGCGACCTCATGCTCGTCGGAGACGTGCCATTCGA GATGTTCACTAGCACTTGCAAGAAGCTGAGGATCATGAAGAGATCTGAAGCCACAGGCCTGGGATCAGCGAGGCAATGA